A genomic segment from Candidatus Cloacimonas sp. encodes:
- a CDS encoding DUF6754 domain-containing protein: MKRLFLILALGLLTISIFAESYFFRVEDNPWDEGKALVIKSNVTADTVYVQKALEDGTWQTIYTGNGKNLSFVDNELTPNVQYRYRLLIPRPAMGDSIFFMAVAKPKEQWFYLDKLSYLLILLAVSIAVIYYVQKARKGKDYYIRRINGLDSIEESIGRATEKGKPILFVPGIGDLDDIQTISSLTILSHLAYKAAEYDTDIIVPCRFSMVLSASREIVKEAYIKAGKPDAYNQDRIFYLTDDQFGYVAGIDGIMVREQPAANFFLGSFYAESLILAETGFSTGAIQTAGTAQASQLPFFVVSCDYTLIGEELFAASAYLSRDPQQLGSLKGHDFGKLLVIVLIIVGVITEMSGWNWFKAFFEGAQ, from the coding sequence ATGAAGCGATTATTTTTAATCTTGGCACTTGGATTACTTACCATTTCTATTTTTGCCGAATCATATTTTTTTCGGGTAGAAGATAATCCTTGGGACGAAGGTAAAGCACTCGTTATCAAATCAAATGTAACTGCCGATACTGTTTATGTGCAGAAAGCGCTTGAGGACGGAACTTGGCAAACAATTTATACAGGTAACGGGAAAAACCTATCCTTCGTAGATAATGAGTTAACTCCCAATGTTCAATACAGATATCGTTTACTTATCCCCCGACCCGCTATGGGAGATAGTATATTTTTTATGGCAGTGGCAAAACCTAAAGAGCAATGGTTTTACTTAGATAAACTTTCTTATCTGCTAATTCTTTTGGCTGTTTCTATTGCGGTTATTTATTATGTTCAGAAAGCTCGCAAAGGCAAGGACTATTATATTCGCCGGATAAATGGATTGGATAGCATTGAAGAATCCATCGGCAGAGCCACGGAAAAGGGTAAGCCCATTTTATTTGTTCCCGGTATTGGTGACTTGGATGATATTCAAACCATTTCCAGTTTAACTATTTTAAGCCATCTGGCATATAAAGCGGCGGAATATGATACCGATATCATTGTCCCTTGTCGTTTTTCTATGGTTTTATCCGCTTCTCGCGAAATTGTAAAAGAAGCATATATCAAAGCCGGTAAACCCGATGCTTACAATCAGGATAGAATATTTTACCTTACGGATGACCAATTTGGTTATGTTGCTGGAATTGATGGAATTATGGTCCGTGAACAACCCGCCGCCAATTTTTTCCTGGGAAGTTTTTATGCTGAATCGTTAATTTTAGCGGAAACAGGTTTCAGTACTGGGGCAATTCAAACGGCTGGAACTGCCCAAGCAAGTCAATTACCTTTTTTTGTGGTTTCTTGTGATTACACTTTAATTGGCGAAGAACTTTTTGCTGCTTCCGCTTATTTATCGCGTGACCCCCAACAGCTTGGTTCTTTAAAAGGTCACGATTTCGGCAAGCTATTAGTTATTGTTCTTATTATAGTGGGCGTAATAACCGAAATGTCTGGCTGGAATTGGTTCAAGGCATTTTTTGAGGGGGCACAATGA